The genome window ACCGTGACCTTGTGTGCTCTTTCTGTGCAGGTTTGTGGCCGgagtgatcagcagggagaggatTCCCACCTTTGAACGCATGCTGTGGAGGGTGTGTCGCGGCAACGTCTTCTTAAGGAAGGCGGAGATCGAGGACCCTCTGGAGGACCCCACCACAGTGAGTACACGCAAACAGCTTGGATCCATCTGACATGTCTGTGTTAGCGTCATACCTAACGCACTGTCTCACCGCCAGGGAGACCAGGTCCACAAGTCAGtattcatcatcttttttcAAGGCGACCAGCTGAAGAACAGGGTGAAAAAGATCTGCGAGGGGTATGTGTCCCGTCAGGCACACAGTGGTGTTTTAAAGGCagtgactgagtgtgtgtgtgtgtgtgtgtgtgtgtgtgtgtgtgtgtgtgtgtgtgtgcgtgcgcttgcAGGTTCCGTGCTTCCCTCTATCCGTGTCCAGAGACCCcacaggagaggaaggagatgcTCGCTGGAGTCAACAGCCGCATCGACGACCTCCAGATGGTACGTTAGTGTCCTGAGCCTTTATTTGCATGCTATTTTGCAAGCTTTATTACATGAACCAGACAAATGCAGGATCTGAGCATGAAAGCGAGACAAGGGGTGGGTCGGCGTATTGTTTTGGCCACACACTAACTAATATATCAGTGTTAAGTGTAAGAATTCTGTGAAAGTGTCAACAAGAAACTAATCATATGCAGGAAGCGTATGATCAGGCTGCTGCTTGTTAAAATAAACTTCCAGTGAACTTCCTTAGCTTTATTGTGTAGTAGCTCCTATCAGTGAAAGACCTTTGTCCTGTGTTTGACTGCTGGGGTTTCCTAAAGTTGCCCTTATTAAGTCTGGAAAAAAGCAGCGGTTCTGCTTGAGAGGCCCGCTGGGCCCTGACCCTGCTAACAGCCCGCAGTCTGTGAGGCTCAGCTAAAACAGATCCCTCCACTCTGCGCTGTTGGAGAAAATGAGCCCTGCACTTTCAGGGTGACACCGTGTAACATCCAGCGGCTACGACAAACTTCATATGATTCTCGTGTCCGCCTCAGGTCCTGAACCAGACGGAGGACCACCGCCAGCGGGTTCTGCAGGCCGCGTCCAAGACCATGCGCGTTTGGTTCATCAAGGTGCGGAAGATGAAGGCCATCTACCACACGCTCAACCTGTGCAACATCGACGTGACCCAGAAGTGTCTCATCGCCGAGGTGTGGTGTCCTGTGTCCGACCTGGACTCCATCCAGTTCGCCCTGCGCAGAGGGACGGTACGCGCCATTGTTTGCTGCTCAGCTCTTTCTCATTGTTGCTGCCGCTGAGTCCTACAATGAGGGGACGTTTGATTGACAGGAGAGGAGCGGCTCCACGGTGCCGTCCATCCTCAACAGGATGCAGACCAAGCAGACGCCCCCGACCTTCAACAAGACCAACAAGTTCACATCTGGCTTCCAGAACATCGTTGACGCCTACGGCATCGGGAACTACCGGGAGATCAACCCAGGtgctgtttatgtttatatCTGAGAGGATGGGGTCGTTGTGAGCAAGGTGTTCAAGCCTTTTGATGGGTGGGCCTCTCGCAGCTCCCTACACCATCATCACCTTCCCCTTCCTGTTTGCCGTGATGTTCGGCGACATGGGCCACGGCCTGCTGATGACCTGCGCCGCCCTCTACTTGGTGCTCCGCGAGAGTCGCCTCCTCGCCCAGAAGAGCGACAACGAGGTGCGCTGACGTACAATACGGTCCCAAAGCCCCCGCGGCGTCCCGGCGCCCAGCTTGTGACCGACCCCCCCCCGTGTCTTTGCAGATGTTCAACATGGTGTTCGCTGGCCGCTACATCATCCTGCTGATGGGGCTCTTCTCCACCTACACCGGCATCATCTACAACGACTGCTTCTCCAAGTCGCTCAACATGTTCGGCTCCGGGTGGAGCGTCCGGCCCATGTTTGGCCCCAAAGGAGCCAACTGGTCGTAAGTCCAGTATTGTTTTACTCTATGTGTTAAACTTATTCCCTTTTTTAAACCCACCGTGATCTATTTCAGATTTGAGACACTGGAAGTAAATTCAGTCCTACAGCTGGACCCGGCTGTGCCCGGTGTGTTTGGTGGACCCTACCCCCTTGGAATCGACCCGGTGAGGCCTGACTGACCGCAGCCCAACAGGCTAATGCTAACAATGCTAAGTAACTCCTAACTAAAAGCCTGCCGCCTGCTGTGGGGTCTCTGCAGATCTGGAACGTCGCCACCAACAAGTTGACCTTCCTCAACTCGTTCAAGATGAAGATGTCGGTCATCCTGGGCGTCATCCACATGCTGTTTGGAGTGTCTCTGAGCCTCTTCAACCACCTGTGAGCCTACTCATTTCTTCACTATTGGTCATTTTGCAGCACATTTTGAAGCATATTTTCTTGTCTCTTCTCTGGTTTCTTCCTACAGGTACTTCAAGAAGCCACTGAACATCTTCCTGGGCTTCATCCCAGAGATCGTCTTCATGTCCAGCCTGTTCGGCTACCTCGTCCTGCTGGTCTTCTACAAGTGGACGGCGTATGACGCCTACACCTCCAGGGAGGCTCCCAGCCTGCTCATCCACTTCATCAACATGTGTCTCTTCAACTACAACGACCCCACTAACAAGCCCCTCTACAGGGGACAGGTGCCCCGCCCACTTTCCCAGCTTGCTGCCCAGCCTGACGAATCTATATTCAGTCTCTCTACTGCTGCTACACGTGTCCAACAACTGCTAACCTCTCTGTGTTTGAATCTGTAGATGGGGATCCAGGTTTTGTTGGTGCTGATTGCCCTTGCATGTGTACCATGTATGCTGATAGTGAAAACTTTGGTGCTTCGGCGCCAGCACCTGTGGAAATTGCACCTGGTATGTGGATCTGAGCCTGTCTAGAACCTTACCGCCACCTTTGCTGTAACGCTATTCTCACTCCTGTTCTGCCATCAAGTCCAGTTAAGTGGTGTTGTTTCCATTGCAAATCAAAACCTGCCTTGGAAACAATGATGATTTAATAGAAAGTGCGGTCGCCATAGCAACTGACAGAGTGCTGCTTCATTTTGTTCCAAAATTTTCTTTCCAAATTCTTTATATGTGAATATGACATATAGCGGCCTGCAGCATTCTGAGCGTTCACTGGTTGAGTTAAATGCAATATACAGTAGGTAAAACGGAATTATTTATTccatttttgttattattagttattaccAGTCATTTGATCAAATTTTTGTGAGTGGATTTGAAAACATAGTCTCATCTCTTTTATTTATAGACTGAAACTAGAGTTTCCTCTTTCCCTAAAGGGAATATTTATGATGCTGCCCATGCATCTACACCATGTTAGGAAGTCCATTCAAAGCTTTAATGCTGTATTCATGCAGCATTAACTGTTGTACAATACATTTAAGTTACATACATTAGCTGCTGTGCCAGAAGTAGCTCTTAGTTAAGGTTTAACTCAGTCAGTGAAATTATGTGTAATTATTGAAaagttttatattaaaatatattcatCACCCACAACATtaagagcctgtgtgtgttaaacGGGGCCAGGTCTCTCAGTGATAAGCAGACTCTGATCCTACTGCTGTCTGCAAAGCTTCAGCCtggttttaatgttgtggctgATTGGTGTACATTAGCATTAGATTCAGATATTGCAATTTGCTAAACTGGTAGATTTGGATTTGTCAATTTGGATTGGCGGCCttcattcattgttttgtgTGACTTGTGGGAGTGGAAGCAAATTTGAGAAGAAAGCATTCAACCTAAAGCTTGCTTTAAGCTAGACACAGCTCTTGTGGCTTCTGTATCTAGTCCCAGAAGAGGGAAGAAACCCCTGCAGAGAATCTAGAGCAATCTTTAGAGCAAACAGACGTGTCCTCATCATGCACCGGACTCACCCAACAGGGCACGCAGAAGTTCGGCGGGGTGCGGGTGGGCAACGGGCCCACGGAGGACGAGGCTGGCATCATGGATCACGACCAGCTTTCCCAGCACTCAGAGGAGGGGGATGAGGTGAGCTGACAGATAACCTCCATAACTCAGCCTGAACCTGCCACAGTGTTGCTCCCCGCACCTTCTCAAGCACATCCTCAGGGAAAGGGGGGGCGGGGACGTGCTAGTGCAGATAAGAGACGGAGTTTCCATTAGATATTAGCAAACAGGAGAACCAGGAAAAGGATTTTTTCTAATTTGCCCCCCTCTGTTTTTCTAGCTCTGACTCATTTGTTTGGTATCTCCCAAGTTTCCTTGCTCGTAATTCATCGGCGTTATTCCATGCCTCTGATTTTCCATGTAGATATGAAAACAGTGTTATAGAATTCGACATTGCATAATTCTGGGGAAATGTAGCTGCAACACTATCAGGCTCAGCCATAGAATGCACcttatacatataaatataataaaagcgAGAAATGTCTAAAGCTGATTTCTGAATTGATGCGGTTTCAAACGTCTGACGCTAATCTGTGACTTCTTTCTTTAAAGCACTCAGAGGAAGAGCCGGTAAGAACCTGAGACCGGTGTCTTAGTCTTAGCAT of Betta splendens chromosome 19, fBetSpl5.4, whole genome shotgun sequence contains these proteins:
- the atp6v0a1b gene encoding V-type proton ATPase 116 kDa subunit a isoform X2 yields the protein MGELFRSEEMTLAQLFLQSEAAYCCVSELGELGMVQFRDLNPDVNVFQRKFVNEVRRCEEMDRKLRFVEKEIKRANIPTVDTGENPEVPFPRDMIDLEATFEKLENELKEINTNQEALKKNFLELTELKHILRRTQQFFDEMEDPNLLEESSALMEGSEGGRGAPLRLGFVAGVISRERIPTFERMLWRVCRGNVFLRKAEIEDPLEDPTTGDQVHKSVFIIFFQGDQLKNRVKKICEGFRASLYPCPETPQERKEMLAGVNSRIDDLQMVLNQTEDHRQRVLQAASKTMRVWFIKVRKMKAIYHTLNLCNIDVTQKCLIAEVWCPVSDLDSIQFALRRGTERSGSTVPSILNRMQTKQTPPTFNKTNKFTSGFQNIVDAYGIGNYREINPAPYTIITFPFLFAVMFGDMGHGLLMTCAALYLVLRESRLLAQKSDNEMFNMVFAGRYIILLMGLFSTYTGIIYNDCFSKSLNMFGSGWSVRPMFGPKGANWSFETLEVNSVLQLDPAVPGVFGGPYPLGIDPIWNVATNKLTFLNSFKMKMSVILGVIHMLFGVSLSLFNHLYFKKPLNIFLGFIPEIVFMSSLFGYLVLLVFYKWTAYDAYTSREAPSLLIHFINMCLFNYNDPTNKPLYRGQMGIQVLLVLIALACVPCMLIVKTLVLRRQHLWKLHLGTQKFGGVRVGNGPTEDEAGIMDHDQLSQHSEEGDEHSEEEPFDFGDVAVHQAIHTIEYCLGCISNTASYLRLWALSLAHAQLSEVLWSMVMHLGLSSRSGGGFFGLSIVFSAFAALTVAILLVMEGLSAFLHALRLHWVEFQNKFYSGLGFKFVPFSFESILEGRFDE
- the atp6v0a1b gene encoding V-type proton ATPase 116 kDa subunit a isoform X1 encodes the protein MGELFRSEEMTLAQLFLQSEAAYCCVSELGELGMVQFRDLNPDVNVFQRKFVNEVRRCEEMDRKLRFVEKEIKRANIPTVDTGENPEVPFPRDMIDLEATFEKLENELKEINTNQEALKKNFLELTELKHILRRTQQFFDEMEDPNLLEESSALMEGSEGGRGAPLRLGFVAGVISRERIPTFERMLWRVCRGNVFLRKAEIEDPLEDPTTGDQVHKSVFIIFFQGDQLKNRVKKICEGFRASLYPCPETPQERKEMLAGVNSRIDDLQMVLNQTEDHRQRVLQAASKTMRVWFIKVRKMKAIYHTLNLCNIDVTQKCLIAEVWCPVSDLDSIQFALRRGTERSGSTVPSILNRMQTKQTPPTFNKTNKFTSGFQNIVDAYGIGNYREINPAPYTIITFPFLFAVMFGDMGHGLLMTCAALYLVLRESRLLAQKSDNEMFNMVFAGRYIILLMGLFSTYTGIIYNDCFSKSLNMFGSGWSVRPMFGPKGANWSFETLEVNSVLQLDPAVPGVFGGPYPLGIDPIWNVATNKLTFLNSFKMKMSVILGVIHMLFGVSLSLFNHLYFKKPLNIFLGFIPEIVFMSSLFGYLVLLVFYKWTAYDAYTSREAPSLLIHFINMCLFNYNDPTNKPLYRGQMGIQVLLVLIALACVPCMLIVKTLVLRRQHLWKLHLSQKREETPAENLEQSLEQTDVSSSCTGLTQQGTQKFGGVRVGNGPTEDEAGIMDHDQLSQHSEEGDEHSEEEPFDFGDVAVHQAIHTIEYCLGCISNTASYLRLWALSLAHAQLSEVLWSMVMHLGLSSRSGGGFFGLSIVFSAFAALTVAILLVMEGLSAFLHALRLHWVEFQNKFYSGLGFKFVPFSFESILEGRFDE
- the atp6v0a1b gene encoding V-type proton ATPase 116 kDa subunit a isoform X3 — its product is MGELFRSEEMTLAQLFLQSEAAYCCVSELGELGMVQFRDLNPDVNVFQRKFVNEVRRCEEMDRKLRFVEKEIKRANIPTVDTGENPEVPFPRDMIDLEATFEKLENELKEINTNQEALKKNFLELTELKHILRRTQQFFDEMEDPNLLEESSALMEGSEGGRGAPLRLGFVAGVISRERIPTFERMLWRVCRGNVFLRKAEIEDPLEDPTTGDQVHKSVFIIFFQGDQLKNRVKKICEGFRASLYPCPETPQERKEMLAGVNSRIDDLQMVLNQTEDHRQRVLQAASKTMRVWFIKVRKMKAIYHTLNLCNIDVTQKCLIAEVWCPVSDLDSIQFALRRGTERSGSTVPSILNRMQTKQTPPTFNKTNKFTSGFQNIVDAYGIGNYREINPAPYTIITFPFLFAVMFGDMGHGLLMTCAALYLVLRESRLLAQKSDNEMFNMVFAGRYIILLMGLFSTYTGIIYNDCFSKSLNMFGSGWSVRPMFGPKGANWSFETLEVNSVLQLDPAVPGVFGGPYPLGIDPIWNVATNKLTFLNSFKMKMSVILGVIHMLFGVSLSLFNHLYFKKPLNIFLGFIPEIVFMSSLFGYLVLLVFYKWTAYDAYTSREAPSLLIHFINMCLFNYNDPTNKPLYRGQMGIQVLLVLIALACVPCMLIVKTLVLRRQHLWKLHLGTQKFGGVRVGNGPTEDEAGIMDHDQLSQHSEEGDEFDFGDVAVHQAIHTIEYCLGCISNTASYLRLWALSLAHAQLSEVLWSMVMHLGLSSRSGGGFFGLSIVFSAFAALTVAILLVMEGLSAFLHALRLHWVEFQNKFYSGLGFKFVPFSFESILEGRFDE